A single region of the Eleginops maclovinus isolate JMC-PN-2008 ecotype Puerto Natales chromosome 16, JC_Emac_rtc_rv5, whole genome shotgun sequence genome encodes:
- the LOC134878213 gene encoding cytohesin-2-like isoform X1 has protein sequence MAIRRKDSFLWGKGPPSLAPGDRRDGDTYGIHKFQMLDDIQKLSLDINHIMPDIHSPVMKEQNKNVMKNRRFLRGKKKFNMDPNKGVHYLVENELLEWRAESVAEFLYKEEGLNKTAIGNFLGDREEMHLQTLKEFVGLHEFSDLNLVQALRQFLWSFRLPGEAQKIDRMMEAFATRYCDCNPGVFQSTDTCYILSFAIIMLNTSLHNPNVKDKPSLQRFISMNRGINHGEDLPIELLTKLYASIRSEPFKIPEDDGNDLTLTFFNPDREGWLLKMGGRVKTWKRRWFILTDSCLYYFEYTTDKDPIGIIPLENLCVRSLLDANKQYCLELYNAKGQKIKACKTENKGRVVQGKHQSYKLRAAGPEERDAWIDAIRASITKDPFYDLVSLRKRKVTGTPS, from the exons ATGGCTATACGGAGAAAAGATAGCTTCCTCTGGGGAAAAG GTCCACCAAGCCTAGCCCCAGGAGACAGGAGGGACGGTGACACCTATGGGATTCACAAATTTCAAATGCTGGATGACATTCAG aAGCTGAGTTTGGACATCAATCATATCATGCCGGATATCCACAGCCCTGTAATGAAAGAGCAGAA TAAAAATGTTATGAAGAACAGGAGATTCTTACGTGgaaaaaagaaattcaacatGGACCCCAACAAG GGTGTCCATTACCTGGTGGAAAATGAATTGCTGGAGTGGCGAGCAGAGTCCGTGGCTGAGTTTCTCTACAAAGAGGAGGGGCTGAACAAGACCGCCATTGGCAACTTCCTGGGAGACAG GGAGGAAATGCATCTGCAGACACTGAAAGAGTTTGTGGGCCTGCATGAGTTCTCCGACCTGAATCTGGTGCAGGCGCTAAG GCAGTTTCTCTGGAGCTTTCGTCTCCCGGGAGAAGCTCAGAAGATTGACAGGATGATGGAGGCGTTTGCAACTCGCTACTGCGACTGTAACCCAGGGGTCTTTCAATCTACGG ACACATGCTACATCCTGTCTTTTGCCATCATCATGCTCAACACGAGTCTACACAACCCCAACGTGAAAGACAAACCCAGTCTGCAGCGATTTATTTCCATGAACAGAGGAATCAACCATGGAGAGGACCTGCCCATAGAACTGCTCACG AAACTGTATGCGAGCATCCGCAGCGAGCCATTTAAAATCCCTGAGGATGATGGGAACGACCTCACGCTGACATTTTTTAATCCAGACAGAGAAGGCTGGCTCCTTAAAATGG GTGGGCGAGTTAAAACCTGGAAAAGGAggtggtttattttaacagacaGCTGCTTGTACTACTTCGAATACACCACA GATAAAGACCCCATAGGTATTATTCCTCTGGAGAACCTGTGTGTAAGGAGTCTACTAGACGCAAACAAACAG TATTGTCTGGAGTTATATAACGCTAAAGGACAAAAGATCAAAGCCTGCAAGACAGAGAACAAAGGCAGAGTGGTGCAGGGTAAACATCAGTCCTATAAGCTGAGAGCCGCCGGGCCTGAAGAGCGGGACGCCTGGATAGATGCGATCAG GGCGAGCATCACCAAAGATCCATTTTATGACCTGGTGTCTCTACGAAAGAGGAAGGTCACAGGCACCCCTTCCTGA
- the LOC134878213 gene encoding cytohesin-3-like isoform X2, translated as MLDDIQKLSLDINHIMPDIHSPVMKEQNKNVMKNRRFLRGKKKFNMDPNKGVHYLVENELLEWRAESVAEFLYKEEGLNKTAIGNFLGDREEMHLQTLKEFVGLHEFSDLNLVQALRQFLWSFRLPGEAQKIDRMMEAFATRYCDCNPGVFQSTDTCYILSFAIIMLNTSLHNPNVKDKPSLQRFISMNRGINHGEDLPIELLTKLYASIRSEPFKIPEDDGNDLTLTFFNPDREGWLLKMGGRVKTWKRRWFILTDSCLYYFEYTTDKDPIGIIPLENLCVRSLLDANKQYCLELYNAKGQKIKACKTENKGRVVQGKHQSYKLRAAGPEERDAWIDAIRASITKDPFYDLVSLRKRKVTGTPS; from the exons ATGCTGGATGACATTCAG aAGCTGAGTTTGGACATCAATCATATCATGCCGGATATCCACAGCCCTGTAATGAAAGAGCAGAA TAAAAATGTTATGAAGAACAGGAGATTCTTACGTGgaaaaaagaaattcaacatGGACCCCAACAAG GGTGTCCATTACCTGGTGGAAAATGAATTGCTGGAGTGGCGAGCAGAGTCCGTGGCTGAGTTTCTCTACAAAGAGGAGGGGCTGAACAAGACCGCCATTGGCAACTTCCTGGGAGACAG GGAGGAAATGCATCTGCAGACACTGAAAGAGTTTGTGGGCCTGCATGAGTTCTCCGACCTGAATCTGGTGCAGGCGCTAAG GCAGTTTCTCTGGAGCTTTCGTCTCCCGGGAGAAGCTCAGAAGATTGACAGGATGATGGAGGCGTTTGCAACTCGCTACTGCGACTGTAACCCAGGGGTCTTTCAATCTACGG ACACATGCTACATCCTGTCTTTTGCCATCATCATGCTCAACACGAGTCTACACAACCCCAACGTGAAAGACAAACCCAGTCTGCAGCGATTTATTTCCATGAACAGAGGAATCAACCATGGAGAGGACCTGCCCATAGAACTGCTCACG AAACTGTATGCGAGCATCCGCAGCGAGCCATTTAAAATCCCTGAGGATGATGGGAACGACCTCACGCTGACATTTTTTAATCCAGACAGAGAAGGCTGGCTCCTTAAAATGG GTGGGCGAGTTAAAACCTGGAAAAGGAggtggtttattttaacagacaGCTGCTTGTACTACTTCGAATACACCACA GATAAAGACCCCATAGGTATTATTCCTCTGGAGAACCTGTGTGTAAGGAGTCTACTAGACGCAAACAAACAG TATTGTCTGGAGTTATATAACGCTAAAGGACAAAAGATCAAAGCCTGCAAGACAGAGAACAAAGGCAGAGTGGTGCAGGGTAAACATCAGTCCTATAAGCTGAGAGCCGCCGGGCCTGAAGAGCGGGACGCCTGGATAGATGCGATCAG GGCGAGCATCACCAAAGATCCATTTTATGACCTGGTGTCTCTACGAAAGAGGAAGGTCACAGGCACCCCTTCCTGA